One genomic window of Chitinophagaceae bacterium includes the following:
- the lpxK gene encoding tetraacyldisaccharide 4'-kinase: MNKVLRIILIPFSWLYGAIVFLYHKQFDLGIKKSVSFLIPVIAIGNLSAGGTGKTPLTEYLVDLLQPSFKTGVLSRGYRRKTKGYVIVEDSKSYEETGDEPMQVKRKFPAATVAVSESRVIGIVNMINDSPDLNVILLDDAFQHRQVKPGLSLLITDFAHPFNRDFLLPAGRLREPVRGAARADALIISKCPASQDKGARMELKQEMAIGSSKPVFFSFLKYGVPYEMLNAAKKWNLEKGDQLLLICGIANPEPLYNYLVQITSGIKMIRFRDHHAYTMQELRNIHSEFLSLAGTRKVIITTEKDAVRLLPFKEYIVNQQLEIYCMPVQAVFFEEDKAEFDRLITTFVQSFKPESSEILKSAH, from the coding sequence ATGAATAAAGTCCTTCGAATTATACTTATTCCGTTTTCATGGTTGTATGGAGCAATCGTGTTTCTTTACCATAAGCAATTTGATCTTGGTATTAAAAAAAGTGTTTCATTCCTGATACCTGTAATTGCTATAGGAAATCTTTCGGCAGGTGGAACCGGCAAGACTCCGCTGACAGAGTATCTGGTTGATCTGCTGCAACCTTCATTCAAAACGGGAGTACTCAGTCGTGGTTACCGCCGCAAAACAAAAGGCTACGTAATTGTAGAAGATTCGAAATCTTACGAAGAAACAGGAGACGAGCCGATGCAGGTTAAAAGAAAATTTCCTGCTGCAACTGTCGCTGTAAGTGAGTCAAGGGTAATCGGGATTGTTAATATGATAAATGACAGTCCCGATTTAAATGTAATTCTTCTTGACGATGCTTTTCAGCATCGCCAGGTCAAGCCGGGACTTTCACTATTGATTACTGATTTTGCTCATCCTTTTAACCGTGATTTTCTTTTGCCTGCCGGCCGGTTGAGAGAACCTGTTCGTGGTGCCGCTCGGGCTGATGCTCTGATAATTTCCAAATGTCCGGCTTCGCAGGATAAAGGAGCACGAATGGAATTAAAACAAGAAATGGCAATTGGCTCATCTAAGCCTGTCTTTTTTTCATTCCTTAAATACGGTGTTCCATATGAAATGCTTAATGCCGCAAAAAAGTGGAACCTTGAGAAAGGTGATCAGTTACTTTTAATTTGCGGTATTGCAAATCCGGAACCGCTGTACAACTACTTAGTGCAAATTACTTCAGGTATAAAGATGATCCGCTTCAGGGATCATCATGCATATACAATGCAAGAACTTAGGAATATTCATTCAGAATTTCTATCACTGGCCGGAACAAGAAAAGTTATAATAACTACGGAAAAGGATGCGGTAAGACTACTTCCTTTTAAAGAATATATCGTGAATCAACAACTTGAAATATATTGCATGCCCGTGCAAGCTGTTTTTTTTGAAGAGGACAAGGCTGAATTTGACCGGTTGATTACAACATTTGTTCAGTCATTCAAACCGGAAAGCAGTGAAATCTTAAAATCCGCGCATTAA
- a CDS encoding purine-nucleoside phosphorylase, protein MLKKLDEAVAFIKDRTKLVPQIGMVLGSGLGSIVSEMKLQEVIEYKDIPHFPVSTVPGHSGKFALGVWNGKNVAVMQGRFHFYEGYSLRQVTFPIRVMKLLGAESILITNASGGLNPDIKIGELMIVTDHINLNSDNPLRGENIETLGPRFPDQHAMYDKRYIEKALLIAQKHKITCHQGVYIGVTGPNFESPAEYRYMRIIGGDAVGMSTVPEVIVANHMGMKIFCISVICDEGNPEVPVSVTHQEVVNAAREAEPRMTIILKELVGNF, encoded by the coding sequence CTGTTGAAGAAGTTGGATGAAGCTGTCGCTTTTATTAAGGACCGTACTAAACTTGTTCCCCAAATCGGTATGGTATTAGGATCGGGACTTGGGAGCATTGTGAGTGAAATGAAATTGCAGGAAGTGATTGAATACAAAGACATTCCGCATTTTCCTGTGAGCACGGTACCTGGACATTCCGGTAAATTTGCTTTAGGCGTTTGGAATGGTAAAAATGTTGCCGTGATGCAGGGTCGATTTCACTTCTATGAGGGATATTCTTTGCGCCAGGTTACCTTTCCGATCAGGGTTATGAAATTGTTAGGCGCTGAAAGCATCTTGATAACAAATGCATCGGGCGGATTAAATCCTGATATAAAAATCGGAGAATTGATGATTGTAACCGATCACATAAATCTTAACTCCGACAATCCCCTCCGCGGTGAAAATATTGAAACACTTGGGCCACGTTTTCCGGATCAACATGCTATGTATGACAAGAGGTACATTGAAAAGGCGCTTTTGATTGCGCAAAAACATAAAATTACCTGTCATCAGGGTGTTTATATCGGCGTAACCGGACCGAACTTTGAATCACCGGCAGAATACAGGTACATGCGAATAATCGGAGGTGATGCTGTGGGTATGTCAACAGTGCCTGAAGTGATTGTCGCAAATCATATGGGAATGAAAATATTTTGCATCTCTGTGATTTGTGATGAGGGCAACCCTGAGGTGCCCGTTTCCGTCACGCATCAGGAAGTAGTAAATGCAGCACGGGAAGCAGAACCGAGAATGACAATAATTTTAAAAGAATTGGTGGGAAATTTTTGA